A region of the Prevotella intermedia ATCC 25611 = DSM 20706 genome:
ACCCACCTGAGTATGATAAAAGAAACCGTAATGAGAAACGGAAACCTCAGAGCTGAGTTCTTCCGCAATATCTGGATGGTGGAGCGTGTACGCAAAAACTTTGATGAAGACGAAATAGAACTCTTTAGAAAGGTATATACAGAGGCGAAAACCGATGGCGATTTTGACATCGACAACGTAGATTTGGTTGCCGACATCACCCACTATTGTATCAAAGGACTCGAAGTTCCCTTTATCTATGGTCGCCTTGGACACGGTCTGACCGAAGAAAGCAGCCGCCCACTCGTTGCAAAAGTGGTGTACGGAGCGTTGGGCAACAAGATAGGAAAGGGCAAAACCGACGACAATAATTATAAATAAGGTGTACGTATCTTATCAGGAACGAGCTATAAACATATCAAGAAATAGATATTAACAACATAAACACAAACAGAAAATGGGATTATTAACAGGTAAGACAGCCCTCATCACAGGTGCTGCACGTGGAATAGGTAAGGCAATCGCCATTAAGTTCGCAAGCGAAGGTGCAAACATCGCATTCACCGACCTCGTTATCGACGAGAACGGAAAGGCTACCGAAGCTGAAATTTCAGCACTCGGCGTAAAGTGTAAAGGCTATGCAAGCAACGCAGCCGACTTTGCTCAGTCTGAAGAAGTGGTGAAGCAAGTGAAGGAAGAGTTCGGCAGTATCGACGTACTTGTAAACAACGCAGGTATCACAAAGGACGGTTTGATGCTCCGTATGACCGAAGCACAGTGGGACGCAGTTATCGCTGTGAACCTAAAGAGTGCGTTCAACTTCATTCACGCTTGTATTCCAGTTATGTTGCGCCAACGTGGAGGCAGCATTATCAACATGGCAAGCGTGGTAGGTGTGCACGGCAATGCTGGTCAAGCTAACTATGCAGCATCTAAGGCGGGTATGATTGCCCTTGCAAAGAGTGTTGCACAGGAAATGGGACCAAAGGGTTTGCGTGCCAACGCTATTGCTCCGGGCTTCATTGAAACCGCTATGACACAGCAACTCTCTGACGACATTCGAAAAGAATGGGCTTCTAAGATTCCATTGCGCCGTGGTGGAACTACCGAAGACGTTGCAAACACAGCCCTCTACCTTGCTTCTGACCTTTCAAGCTACGTGTCTGGACAGGTCATTCAGGTTGATGGCGGTATGAATATGTAAAACTCCTTTCGACTCTTCTATCCCCCTTGCCTTCATCGGTGAGGGGTGATAGACTTTTA
Encoded here:
- the fabG gene encoding 3-oxoacyl-[acyl-carrier-protein] reductase, with amino-acid sequence MGLLTGKTALITGAARGIGKAIAIKFASEGANIAFTDLVIDENGKATEAEISALGVKCKGYASNAADFAQSEEVVKQVKEEFGSIDVLVNNAGITKDGLMLRMTEAQWDAVIAVNLKSAFNFIHACIPVMLRQRGGSIINMASVVGVHGNAGQANYAASKAGMIALAKSVAQEMGPKGLRANAIAPGFIETAMTQQLSDDIRKEWASKIPLRRGGTTEDVANTALYLASDLSSYVSGQVIQVDGGMNM
- a CDS encoding TetR/AcrR family transcriptional regulator — translated: MSISKTRQMFVDVARQIFAKKGIANTTMNDIAEASGKGRRTLYTYFKSKDDVYYAVIEAELERLSDKLDEVASKRIPPHDKIIELIYTHLSMIKETVMRNGNLRAEFFRNIWMVERVRKNFDEDEIELFRKVYTEAKTDGDFDIDNVDLVADITHYCIKGLEVPFIYGRLGHGLTEESSRPLVAKVVYGALGNKIGKGKTDDNNYK